A part of Cervus elaphus chromosome 11, mCerEla1.1, whole genome shotgun sequence genomic DNA contains:
- the MTLN gene encoding mitoregulin produces MADVSERTLQLSILVAFASGVLVGWQANRLRRRYLDWRKKRLQDKLAATQKKLDLA; encoded by the coding sequence ATGGCGGACGTGTCCGAGAGGACGCTGCAGTTGTCTATACTGGTGGCTTTCGCCTCCGGAGTGCTCGTGGGCTGGCAGGCAAACCGGCTGCGGCGGCGCTACCTGGACTGGAGGAAGAAGAGGCTGCAAGACAAGCTGGCGGCGACGCAGAAGAAGCTGGATCTGGCCTGA